The Candidatus Methylomirabilota bacterium DNA segment CGGCCCGGAGCCGCGCGGCCGCGCCGGCCCAGTCCTTCGCGGTCCGATCGTTGCTTCCGAGCAGCGCGCGCGCGAAGAAGGCGCCCCCGACGAAGTCGTCGCCGGCGGGGGTCAGGCCCGGCCCCAGCCCGATCAGGCCCTCGGCAGCGAGGGCAGCCGCGGCCGGGTCGTCCTCGGCGCACGCGCGAGCCAGAGCCGTGGCCGCCTCCCTCGCGCCGTCGAGGGGAAAGGCCGGGACCCGGCCCAGCAGCAGCACGCCGAGGCCCGCGGCCTGGCCAAGCCTCGGCAGGACGCTGCGCAGCGCGCGGCAGGCATCCGCCAGCCGGGCGCGGTCGGCGCGATCCACCGGCGACGGCCGCCAGACGGAGGCCTGCGAAGCGTCCAGGCTCACGCCCTCGAGCTGATCGGGCAGGCGGGGCACCAGGACGGCACGGGGGTGCAGGCTCGCACCCGCCCGGCCGAGCCAGATGAGCTCACCGCCCGCCGCGAGGTAGGCGGATGCCGAGAAGGCTCCGATCGGGTGTATCGCGTCGGCACGCGCGAGGGCGACCTGCGCCCGCCAGCCTATGCAGAGGACGGTCAGCGGGGACGGAGCCACGGGGCGGAGGCTACCACGTGGCCTGTCCTGATAAGGTGAGGCGGTGCGCCTCACTCGGCTCGCGGCACTGGCTCTCTCGCTGAGTCTCGTCGCCGCCGCGCCCGGCGAGCGGACCGCCGTCGAGGAGTTCGTGCAGCGCCACTGGAAGACCCCGCTGGCCGAGCAGGGGCCCGCGCCGGCAAGGTTCTCCCCGCTCGAGGCCTCGCTGCACCCCGAACAGTGCGGCGCCTGCCATCCCGCGCAATACGCGGACTGGCGCACGAGCTGGCACGCCGCCGCGATGGGACCGGGAGTGCTGGGGCAGGTGCGCGAGATGCTGGCGAGCTCGCCGGCCCAGGCGCTGTCCTGCCTGGGCTGCCACGCCCCGCTCGCGGAGCAGGCGCCCGTCGTTCGGGCGGCCGAGGAGTTTCGTATCAATCCCGTGTTCGAGGCCGATCTCCTCGGCAAGGGATTGACGTGCGCGGGCTGCCACGTGCGCGCGCACCAGCGCTTCGGACCGCCGCGGCGCGATGGCACGCTGGAGAGCCCCGGACCGCGGGAGCGTCTGCCCCACGGCGGCGCCACCCGGACGGCGGCGTTCCTGGCGGCCGAGTTCTGCCGGGGCTGCCACCAGTTCGACTCCCGGGGCCTGGCTCTCAACGGCAAGCTTCTGGAGAACACCTACGAAGAGTGGAAGGCCAGCCGATTCGCGCGCGCGGGCGTGCAGTGCCAGGACTGCCACATGCCCGACCGCCGCCATCTCTGGCGCGGCATCCACGATCCCGACATGGTTCGGGCAGGGTTGACGATCACCGCCGAGGCCGGTGCGGCCCGCTACCGCGTCGGCGACACGGCGATCGTCACCCTCCGCATCGCCAGCACGGCCGTCGGCCATGCCTTCCCGACGTACGTGACGCCGCGCGTGGTCGCCGCCATCGAGGTGGTCGATGCCGCGGGCCGGGCCGTCGAGGGCAGCCGGGTCGAGACGGTGATCGGTCGTGAGGTCTCGCTGGATCTCTCGCGCGAGCTATCCGACACGCGCCTGAGCCCCGGGCAGAGCGCGAGCCTGGTCTATCGAGGACGGGTCGAGCGACCGGGCCTTCGCGCGCGGGCCAGCGTGACGGTGTACCCGGATGCCTTCTACACCCGCTTCTTCGAGGCCTTGCTGGCCCAGGGGGCCGGGCAGGGCGCCCCGGAAATCCGGCAGGCCCTGGAACAGACGCGCCGCTCGTCCTTCAGGCTGTTCGACACGGAGCTACCGCTGAGCTGACCTCAATCGGGCAGGCGCTCGCCCGGCCACGCCCAGAACAGAAGGTCCACCTCCGGCTCGGTGAACCTGAGCCCGTGCCGGAACGGGGCGCTGGGAAGGGGCGCGAGCTGGGAGACCCATACGACGGTGGCGGACTTTTTTATCTCGCGACGAGCGGGCGCCTCGTCGCTCGTCGGCAGGAAGGCCAGCTCGATGGCAGAGCCGGGGCGCAGCGACTCGGGCAGGACGACCGATGCGCCTTCCATGCTGACGTCGCCGGCGACGCCCGCGGAGTAGCCCCACGCCGGTTGCTCGGACTCCTGAGAGTACTTGACCAGGACCGGCGCATTGCACGACAGCCGGAACGTCCGGCGCTCGCGTAACGACATCCCGCCTCCTCGAAGGGTCTCCAACCCTAACAGGCGACGCCCGGGCCTGCCAAGGGGAACGCGCTGATGCAATTTGCCTAGCAGCCAGCGGCGGCGCCGTCGGCCCTGGAATCGGACCCCGCCGCCAGGTCATCCCCTTCGAGCCGAATCACCTGGGCGTGACCCATGAGGTCGCTCCAGGCCTCGACGACACGGACATCGTGGCCGCGCGCGCGCAGGGCGTCGGCGACGTCAGGGGCGAAGCGGGCCTCCAGCCTGAGCGCGTGGGAGCGCTCGCCCCAGGTTCGCCCGTAGAGCCAGCGCGGGGCGTCGACGGCCGCCTGCGGTGAGAGCCCGCGGAGGACCATGCGTGTCAGCACCGCGGCCTGCGTCTGGGGCTGGCCGTCGCCACCCATGGTGCCGTACACGATGCGCGGGCGGCCCCCGACCAGGTACATGGAGGGAATGAGCGTGTGCGCCGGGCGCTTCCGCGGGGCCAGGCAGTTGGGATGCGCGGGATCGAGGGAGAAGGAGGCGCCCCGGTTCTGCAGCAACACGCCGGTGTCGCCGGCCACCACGCCGGCCCCGAACTCGTGGTACGTGCTCTGGATGACGACCACCGCGTTGCCCGCGGTGTCGGCGGCGACGACGGCCACCGTGTCTCCCGCCGCCGGCTTGGCCACCGGCGGCGCGGCCAGGCGGGAGATGGCCTGACGTCGGCGGGCCAGCCGCTGGGGATCCAGACAGAGGTCCACCGGTACGGGAGCGACCGTGGGATCGGCCAGATAACGGTCGCGGTCCTCGAAGGCGAGCTTCGTGGCCTCGACGGCCAGGTGGACGTACTCGGCGTCGTCGACCGCGTCGAGCGGGAAGCCCGCGAGCAGGCTCACGATGGCCAGGGCGGCGAATCCCTGGGTCGGTGGCGGGGCGCTCGCCACCTCGCCGTCGCGATAGGGCACGCGCAGCGGATCGACCCAGTCGGCCCGGTGCTCGGCCAGGTCGGTGGCGCGCAGCGGGCTTCCCGCCGCCGCCGCACCGGCGGCGATGCGGCGGGCCAGAGCCCCCCGATAGAACTCCTCGGCGCCGCCCTCGGCGATGGCGGTCAGCGTCGCCGCCAGCGCCGGCTGCGCGAACCGATCGCAGGCCAGCCGGTCCGGGTGGTAGATCGGCCACAGCGAGCGCTTGATCTCGTCGGCCGCCTCGTCGGCGAAGAGGGCGGCGGCCTGGGCCGTCACCCGCCGCTGGCCGGCCGAAACGGCGAACCCCGAGCGGGCGTGGGCGATGGCGTTCTCGAACAGCGCGCTCCACCGGATGGGGGAGTGCATCCGCTCGCGGCTGGCCACGTGCGCGTCCCACCACCCGGAGACCGCGCCGGGCACCGTCAGCGCCGCGGGCCCGCCGCGGGTGGGAAGCGCGGAGCCGTACCGGGCCCGGTAGCTCTCGGCGTCGACGGCCGCCGCCGAGCGGCCCGCGGCATTGAGCACGCGCAGCGTCGCGTTGCGCGCATCGAACACCAGCCAGAAGCTGTCGCCCCCGACGCTGTTCATGTGCGGGTAGACGACGGCGATCGTGATGGCGGTGGCGATGGCCGCATCCAGCGCGTTGCCTCCCTGGCGGAGGATCGCGCGGCCGGCCTGGGAGGCCAGGACGTGGGGCGAGGCGACCAGCCCTCGCTGAGCGGGCGCCTGGGGCCGGTCGGCGGCGCGACTCACGGCCCGGTCAGGATCGCGGTTCCATCGTCGGCCGCGAGGCCTTCCCTGGCCAGCATCTCACGGGGCAGGGCCACCACGCCCGGAGCGGGGTCGAGGCCGCTGACCCGATGGCCCCGCTCGAGCAGCGCGATGAGGTCCCGTCCCGTGCCGCAGCCGATCAGGAAGATCCGGTCGTCGGGCTTCAGCGCGTGCCCGTACAGCTCTTCCCAGGACATGAGCCCCGACAGAATCGCCGCTTCGTGGCGGCCGAAGTCGGCCCAGGCGCTGGCGATGCCGTGTCGCAGATCGGAGAGTCGCAGGATTCCTGCGGCGAGGTACATCGCGGCCCGTGCGGAGAGGTCCAGACCTCGCGCGGCGCCCCACAGCAGCGTGTACGGCACCGCGCGCCCGCCGGACATGGCTGGATGATACTCCGCGCCGTTCAGAAAACGCCGGGCGTTCGTCGACCGGCTCCGGGCGCGGAGCCTGCTGACGGTCGGGGCGGCCCCCCCAGGCGCGGGCCGTGGCCGGGCATGGGTGCCGCCTGCGCGGCCATGATGATGAAGAACTCCTGAGGACCGCCGGCCTCGTGCCCGATCTGACCGGCTGGCTGTTCGACAAGACCGCATCCCCCTGTCCGTGCACATCGACCTGACCATGCGGTGCAACGAGCCTGGGACAGTACTGCGAGATCCGCGCCCTGGCCGACGGCCTCGGTGTCCTCTGCGGGTTCGATCCCATGATCACGGCCAGGAACGACGGGGACGCATCGCCGGTCGCGCTCCGGATCAGGCCGGCCGACCTCGAGCGGGTCCTGCGAGATCCGCTGGTGAACCCGGATGCGGGCGCGACGCCGGCGGGCGGGTGCCCGCCGCAGCGTCCCGATCCCGCCGACATTCCCTGCGGTGCCTCCCACAATGCCTCACCGGCTGGCCGACGCGCACTCGTGGAGCTTCGACCTGGCCTACGATCGGGCGACGCTCTACGCGGGGCCCGGCGGCGTTCACGTGGATCTGCACTGGTCGCTGGGCGACGCGGATCGGCGGCCCTGACCCTGCGCGCGGGCTGGCGTTGCGCACGGCCGGGGCCCGCGGCTACCATCGGCACCGCATGCTGCCCACCACCATCGTCGGCAGCCTTCCCAAGCCACGCTGGCTGGCCGAGCCCGAGCGGCTGTGGGCGCCCTGGCGGCTGGCGCCGGAGACGCTCGCCGAGGGCCGGCGCGACGCCGTGCTGGTGGCCCTCAAGGAGCAGGAGGCAGCCGGCATCGACGTCGTCACCGATGGCGAGCAGACCCGCCAGCATTTCGTCCACGGATTTCTCGAGTCGCTCGAGGGCATCGACTTCGGCCGGCGCGTCACGATCGGCATCCGCGCCAACCGATACAAGGCCGAGGTCCCCACGGTGACCGGGCCGCTGCGCCGTCGCCGGGCCGTGCACCTGGAGGAGATCCGCTGGGCCCGCGCCCACACCGAGCGGCGGCTGAAGTTCACCATCCCCGGTCCCATGACGATCGTCGACACGCTGGCCGACGAGCACTATCGCGACCGGGCCAGGCTGGCCCTGGAGTTCGCCCGCATCATCAACGAGGAGGCGCGGGATTTGGTGGCGGCCGGGCTCGACGTCCTGCAGCTCGACGAGCCGGCGTTCAACGTCTACATGGACGACGTGGCGGCGTGGGGCATCACGGCCCTCGAGCGGGCGATCGAGGGGCTCGCCTGCGCCACGGCCGTTCACATCTGTTACGGCTACGGCATCGACGCCAACATCGAGTGGAAGCGGACCCTGGGCTCGCAGTGGCGGCAGTACGAGAAGACGTTCCCGCTGCTGGCGGGCAGTCGCCTCGACGAGGTCTCGCTGGAGTGCGCCA contains these protein-coding regions:
- a CDS encoding DUF2877 domain-containing protein; protein product: MAPSPLTVLCIGWRAQVALARADAIHPIGAFSASAYLAAGGELIWLGRAGASLHPRAVLVPRLPDQLEGVSLDASQASVWRPSPVDRADRARLADACRALRSVLPRLGQAAGLGVLLLGRVPAFPLDGAREAATALARACAEDDPAAAALAAEGLIGLGPGLTPAGDDFVGGAFFARALLGSNDRTAKDWAGAAARLRAVARARTHPISAVLLADLLAGEGYEPLHDLAGALAAGSTSSAIVAAGRLTRIGHSSGWDLLAGLLAGVLGAAALDRTAAAARSVGDEST
- a CDS encoding multiheme c-type cytochrome; the protein is MRLTRLAALALSLSLVAAAPGERTAVEEFVQRHWKTPLAEQGPAPARFSPLEASLHPEQCGACHPAQYADWRTSWHAAAMGPGVLGQVREMLASSPAQALSCLGCHAPLAEQAPVVRAAEEFRINPVFEADLLGKGLTCAGCHVRAHQRFGPPRRDGTLESPGPRERLPHGGATRTAAFLAAEFCRGCHQFDSRGLALNGKLLENTYEEWKASRFARAGVQCQDCHMPDRRHLWRGIHDPDMVRAGLTITAEAGAARYRVGDTAIVTLRIASTAVGHAFPTYVTPRVVAAIEVVDAAGRAVEGSRVETVIGREVSLDLSRELSDTRLSPGQSASLVYRGRVERPGLRARASVTVYPDAFYTRFFEALLAQGAGQGAPEIRQALEQTRRSSFRLFDTELPLS
- a CDS encoding PilZ domain-containing protein, whose protein sequence is MSLRERRTFRLSCNAPVLVKYSQESEQPAWGYSAGVAGDVSMEGASVVLPESLRPGSAIELAFLPTSDEAPARREIKKSATVVWVSQLAPLPSAPFRHGLRFTEPEVDLLFWAWPGERLPD
- the ggt gene encoding gamma-glutamyltransferase: MSRAADRPQAPAQRGLVASPHVLASQAGRAILRQGGNALDAAIATAITIAVVYPHMNSVGGDSFWLVFDARNATLRVLNAAGRSAAAVDAESYRARYGSALPTRGGPAALTVPGAVSGWWDAHVASRERMHSPIRWSALFENAIAHARSGFAVSAGQRRVTAQAAALFADEAADEIKRSLWPIYHPDRLACDRFAQPALAATLTAIAEGGAEEFYRGALARRIAAGAAAAGSPLRATDLAEHRADWVDPLRVPYRDGEVASAPPPTQGFAALAIVSLLAGFPLDAVDDAEYVHLAVEATKLAFEDRDRYLADPTVAPVPVDLCLDPQRLARRRQAISRLAAPPVAKPAAGDTVAVVAADTAGNAVVVIQSTYHEFGAGVVAGDTGVLLQNRGASFSLDPAHPNCLAPRKRPAHTLIPSMYLVGGRPRIVYGTMGGDGQPQTQAAVLTRMVLRGLSPQAAVDAPRWLYGRTWGERSHALRLEARFAPDVADALRARGHDVRVVEAWSDLMGHAQVIRLEGDDLAAGSDSRADGAAAGC
- a CDS encoding class I SAM-dependent methyltransferase; this encodes MSGGRAVPYTLLWGAARGLDLSARAAMYLAAGILRLSDLRHGIASAWADFGRHEAAILSGLMSWEELYGHALKPDDRIFLIGCGTGRDLIALLERGHRVSGLDPAPGVVALPREMLAREGLAADDGTAILTGP
- a CDS encoding methionine synthase; protein product: MLPTTIVGSLPKPRWLAEPERLWAPWRLAPETLAEGRRDAVLVALKEQEAAGIDVVTDGEQTRQHFVHGFLESLEGIDFGRRVTIGIRANRYKAEVPTVTGPLRRRRAVHLEEIRWARAHTERRLKFTIPGPMTIVDTLADEHYRDRARLALEFARIINEEARDLVAAGLDVLQLDEPAFNVYMDDVAAWGITALERAIEGLACATAVHICYGYGIDANIEWKRTLGSQWRQYEKTFPLLAGSRLDEVSLECANSRVPLELVELLAGKRVAVGCIDVATHEIETAEAVAATIRQVMRHVPPERISPSTNCGMVPLPRDVARGKLRALGAGARLVRRELAG